The Microtus ochrogaster isolate Prairie Vole_2 chromosome 10, MicOch1.0, whole genome shotgun sequence genome contains the following window.
agaaactctgttttttttgggggggaaaaaaaccagagagagagagaaagaggacccACTTGTGTTGACGCCCAGTGTATAGTTATAAGCTTGCCCCTCATCCCTAGGCTCCACAGGCCAGCAGGCCCTGGGGCCTCCTCACCACGACCTTTGGAACTTCACAGGCAGAGATGGAGTTGGTCCAGCATATCGGTGTCCCTGCCAGTAAGATCATCTGTGCCAACCCCTGTAAGCAAATTGCACAGATCAAGTATGCTGCCAAGCATGGGGTGAGGCTGCTGAGCTTCGACAATGAAGTGGAGCTGGCCAAGGTGGTCAAGAGCCACCCCAGTGCCAAGTAAGCTGAGACCCACTTCTGCAGGGAGACTGGGCTGTTGGGTGagagtggaagaggaaggagtgggcAGCTGGGCAGAGGTCCCCATCCTGGATGCTCCTTGGATCCCACCACCCTTACAGCAGGATGGGTGCTAACTCCTGGACCGGACCCAGACCCAGGGCAGAATTCTTACAGCCCTAGGTAAAAAAGGTACCAGGTTTTATGGAGGTCTTAGCTGTAGGAAAAATGACATTTGAAGCGAGCCTTGAGGAATGAGTGAAATTTGGCGAGTCAGAAACAGTCAAGGCAAGCAAATATGTCGGTGTTGGGAACAACATGGGACATCTGAGGGATGTACAGAAGTGGGGTGTTGCTTGAATATACCTCGTGCAATGGGTGAGGGGCACAGTAATATTGGTCATGGGGCAGTGGCCCAGTGCGAATGGTTTCTGGGAGGGAGCTCACTGGCTGTGATAGTTAATGGTCCTTGACACTCTGGGGATCCAGAGAAGGGTCTGAGGGAATAGTAAGGGCATCCAAGAGCCACTCTGGTCCACCCAAAGCTTCAGGACGCTCCTTAGGAATTTGTTTGACACGTGGTTCCCTCTTGTGTGATATGTCTGAAAACTTAAGAAAACTGTCTGGTAATGGAGTTGGGGAGACCTGAGGTGCCTGGGTGAGGGTTGGTGATATCTGGACCTAGGTCATGCAGGATGACCTAGGAAAGCTGTGAGCTCAGTGATTCTCAACACGTTAGTgcggtgtgtttgtgtatgtgtgtgtgtgtgtgtgtgtgtgtgtgtgtcactcagCAGGGATGCTGGCCGTGGGGCGGGGCTCACTCAGCAGGGATGCTGCATTTTCCCACAGGATGGTTCTGTGCATTGCCACCCAGGACTCCCACTCTCTGAGTCACCTGAGCCTGAGGTTCGGAGCGTCGCTGAAATCCTGCAGACATCTGCTTGAAAACGCCAAGAAGAGCCACGTGGAGGTGGTGGGTGTGAGGTGTGCACTGGGAGCCGGCCACCCTGCCCATACCTGACCCAGTAACTGTACCCCAGGAGCTAATCATGGACTTCCTGGACCTTGAGTTCTGCCACTGGACAGTGTCCCCTCTTTAGAGAGAAGATTTAACAACATCCCTTCCACAGACCCCAGAAGGCCTTATCCCAGGAGGTTGCTCCCAGGGACTTGACTATGAGAGAACCCTGAATGCCTATAAGCCAGGGGTGGCAGCCGTGCTCTGGAGCTGTTTCTTTCCATATAAAGATTGGCTGTAGTTAGGGCCGCTTCTCCAGCTTTGTCTGTTCAGAACTTCACGTTCCAGGCTGAGCACCCCGGGCTTTATTCCACACCCCTGTACAGTAAGGACTTTTCTCCCCAGTCTGTAGAAGTCAACATCTAACAAGGTGAGCCTAGTAACTTGCCCTGGCCACATGCTCACTGGCTGGTGTGTCCTGATCTGGGTACTTTGGGATCTCAGTTTTCATCCTGGAAGGTTCCTCTCCAAGGGAGCATGATGGGATGCCTCCGGTCCGCCCCCCAGCGTACCACGTGACCCTGTGTAGCCCATTTGGTGCTCCAGGCCTTACTTGTTGCATCTGTAACATGGGCACGCCTGGACCTTGCATGTAAGCTGaggctcttcttccctttccagtTTTCACATTGGCAGTGGCTGTCCTGACCCTCAGGCCTACGCCCAGTCCATCGCGGATGCCCGGCTCGTGTTTCAAATGGGTGCTGAGCTGGGCCACACCATGAACATTCTGGACCTTGGAGGCGGCTTTCCTGGCTTAGAGGGAGCCAAAGTGAGATTTGAAGAGGTGTGTGGTCAAGGGTGGCTTGGAGGTCATTTTGCAATGGGGGAGGGGCATCTCGAGCATAGGGAGCCCACTGTACAGTACATCTGGCCTGTGTGTCACACTGGGCTTAGTGCCCTCCTAGCTTTTATTGCTACTTATTAACCCCGTGTTGTGGCACAGCTGGGCTTGTAGAGTTTATGGCATATCCCGAGTCCACAGCAGAGCTGGCTGCGCGCCTCACTAAGGTCGTGCACTTAGCTAGCTTGTTAAAGGCTCAGTAAAGACATTATTTATATGCCTGAGCTCTCTGATGGTCTGAGAATGCGTACCTTATTCACCCTCCAATGGGCTGACAAGAAAcctggggggaagggggggagggcagggaagcaAAACCAACCTTTGGTCTGCTCCCATTTTATGGGTCCTCTCATCTGTGAGCAAGGGCAACACAAATGTGGCATAGTGATTCCCACTTTGACCCCTAGGGGTGCCTGCCCCGCCTCCCTCTGGTTTTTTAAGAGCCCTCCTGGAACCTActtctttagaccaggctggcctcaaactcacagagatccgcctgcctctgccttctgaatgctggaattaaaggcgtgcgccaccaccgcccagctgggacACATCTCTTCAGTAGCACAATACTTCTGTAGTCTCTGTCTGCAGGAAGTGACTCTGCCAAGGCTCCAGATGCCCCAGGAATGAGCCTCAAAATGAAGACTTGCAGCCTTGTACCTGGCGGAAGTCTAGCGGCCTTCCCAGTGCCAGACTGGCTAGATTATGATGAAAATGTTTATTCACATGGGAGGACAGTCAGAGTCCAACGAGTGTGGCCAGTTATACATACATGTGCTGGACATGGTAACTGCATGTCTATAATCCAGCAAGGAAGGTGGATGtagggagatcagaagttcaaggccagcctgggctacatgaggctctAGCTCAAACAGCCAACCCTTCTCCCATAAGGACAAAGCAACAACAGTGGCAAACTCCGAGCCCANNNNNNNNNNNNNNNNNNNNNNNNNNNNNNNNNNNNNNNNNNNNNNNNNNNNNNNNNNNNNNNNNNNNNNNNNNNNNNNNNNNNNNNNNNNNNNNNNNNNNNNNNNNNNNNNNNNNNNNNNNNNNNNNNNNNNNNNNNNNNNNNNNNNNNNNNNNNNNNNNNNNNNNNNNNNNNNNNNNNNNNNNNNNNNNNAAAATAGATAAAAGATGTAGGCATGGTGTGCACTTGGCATCTCagcaaggcagaaggatcaggatcatgagttcaaggagCCGCGCTGAAAGCCCACAGTGATGGGGCTCACCCATCCCGGACGGCAGAGCCAGCTCGGCacgtttgtttttttctggagcCTCACCTACTATTTAACAAGCTGGTCATTTATGAAGGATCCATGCCAGAGAATCTGGGACCTGAGCACCAAGCGTTATAGGAGAGAATATCCCTCTCTATGTGGGATCATTTGGGCGAGTGAGCTGTGCAGCCACGAGGTCTTCACTCCAGTGTTtcactccccaacccccacctgcCCCAGCCATGTGCCTTGCTGGCTAACTGTGCCCAAGTACCAGCTGGGACCTTAGCAACCGCCAAGTCCTCCCTGAAATCACATGGTCCTGCACCTACCTCTCTCCCAGATTGCCTCTGTGATCAATTCAGCCTTGGACCTGTACTTCCCCGAGGGCTGCGGTGTGGACATCCTTGCTAAGCTGGGCCGCTACTATGTGTCTTCTGCCTTCACTGTGGCTGTCAGCATTGTTGCCAAGAAGGAGGTTCTTCCGGAACAGCCCGGCAGGGAGGGTAGGTGCCAGGTGGGCGGCAGAGCCCAGTTCTTCCCTGAAGCTGAGACAGTGGCTGACTAAGCAGAGGTGCGGCCTTCTGGAGAATGGGTGTTTGCTGTAGGGAAAGTTGCAGTTCCCCTCACCCcaaagacaattttatttcttttttttttctttttttggattttttcgagacagggtttctccgtagctttttggttcctgtcctggaactagctcttgtagaccaggctggcctcgaactcacagagatccacctgcctctgcctcccaagtgctgggattaaaggcgtgcgccaccaccgcctggcttttatttctttattctagtggttctcaacttttctaTTGCTTCACCCCTTCGATACAATTCCTCATGCTGGGGTGACCCCCGAAcataaatcattttcattgctacttcatgtaattttgctactgttaggtaTTGtagtataaatatctgatatttcttATGGTTTTATGAGACccc
Protein-coding sequences here:
- the Azin2 gene encoding antizyme inhibitor 2 isoform X3; its protein translation is MVLCIATQDSHSLSHLSLRFGASLKSCRHLLENAKKSHVEVVGVSFHIGSGCPDPQAYAQSIADARLVFQMGAELGHTMNILDLGGGFPGLEGAKVRFEEIASVINSALDLYFPEGCGVDILAKLGRYYVSSAFTVAVSIVAKKEVLPEQPGREDETSLAPKTIVYHLDEGVYGIFNSILFDNTCPTPTLQKKPSADQPLYSSSLWGPAVDGCDRVAEGLWLPKLHVGDWLVFDNMGAYTMNTKSLLGGTQAYRITYAMSRLAWEALRGQLLPGEDQDTEDVCKPLSCGWEITDTLCVGPVFTPASIM